A single Thermaerobacter sp. FW80 DNA region contains:
- the ilvD gene encoding dihydroxy-acid dehydratase translates to MRSREVVEGFHRAPHRSLFKAMGYTDEELRRPLIGVMNSRNEIIPGHVHLDNIARAVCDGIRMAGGTPIQFGVIGVDDGIAMGHRGMRFSLPSRELIADSIETVTEAHQLDGLVLIPNCDKITPGMLMAAARLNLPTVVVSGGPMMAGNVYGRAVNLATVFEGVGAFQAGRITAEELFELEEAACPTCGSCSGMFTANSMNCLTEAIGLGLPGNGTIPAVEAARLRLAKQAGMQVMELVRRGIRARDILTEAAFRNALAVDMALGCSTNTVLHLLAIAHDAGLADVITLDLIDEISRSTPQLCKLAPAGPHHIQDLHQAGGIQAVLAELLRGGHVDGSVLTVTGRTLAENVAAAQGRIQRARAWRSDVIRTLEEPYSPEGGLAVLRGNLAPDGAVVKQGAVDPAMLRHRGPARVFDSEEDAADAIRQGRIRPGDVVVIRYEGPRGGPGMREMLAITAALAGMGLDREVALVTDGRFSGATRGASIGHVSPEAAAGGPIALVEDGDEIEIDIPGRRLELRVPPDELARRRERWQPRPPREARGYLARYARAVTSANTGAVLMG, encoded by the coding sequence CTGCGCAGCCGGGAGGTGGTGGAGGGATTCCACCGCGCCCCCCACCGCTCCCTCTTCAAGGCCATGGGCTACACCGACGAGGAGCTGCGCCGCCCGCTGATCGGGGTGATGAACAGCCGCAACGAGATCATCCCCGGCCACGTGCACCTGGACAACATCGCCCGCGCCGTGTGCGACGGCATCCGCATGGCCGGCGGCACGCCGATCCAGTTCGGCGTCATCGGCGTCGACGACGGTATCGCCATGGGCCACCGCGGCATGCGCTTCTCCCTGCCCAGCCGCGAGCTCATCGCCGACTCCATCGAGACGGTCACCGAGGCCCATCAGCTGGACGGCCTGGTGCTGATCCCCAACTGCGACAAGATCACGCCGGGGATGCTGATGGCCGCGGCCCGCCTGAACCTGCCCACGGTGGTGGTCAGCGGCGGGCCGATGATGGCCGGCAACGTCTACGGCCGGGCCGTCAACCTGGCTACGGTCTTCGAGGGCGTGGGCGCCTTCCAGGCCGGCCGCATCACCGCCGAGGAGCTCTTCGAGCTGGAGGAGGCCGCCTGTCCCACCTGCGGCTCCTGCTCCGGCATGTTCACCGCCAACTCCATGAACTGCCTGACCGAGGCCATCGGCCTCGGGCTGCCCGGCAACGGCACCATCCCGGCCGTGGAAGCCGCCCGGCTGCGGCTGGCCAAGCAGGCCGGCATGCAGGTGATGGAGCTGGTGCGCCGCGGCATCCGGGCCCGGGACATCCTGACCGAGGCCGCCTTCCGCAACGCCCTGGCCGTCGACATGGCCCTGGGCTGCTCCACCAACACGGTGCTGCACCTGCTGGCCATCGCCCACGACGCCGGCCTGGCCGACGTGATCACCCTGGACCTGATCGACGAGATCAGCCGCTCCACGCCGCAGCTCTGCAAGCTGGCCCCGGCGGGCCCCCACCACATCCAGGACCTGCACCAGGCCGGCGGCATCCAGGCGGTGCTGGCGGAGCTCTTGCGGGGCGGGCACGTGGACGGCTCGGTGCTGACGGTCACCGGCCGGACCCTGGCAGAGAACGTGGCCGCCGCCCAGGGCCGGATCCAGCGGGCCCGCGCCTGGCGATCCGACGTGATCCGGACGCTGGAGGAGCCCTACAGCCCCGAGGGCGGCCTGGCCGTGCTGCGCGGCAACCTGGCCCCCGACGGGGCGGTGGTGAAGCAGGGGGCCGTTGACCCGGCCATGCTGCGGCACCGCGGCCCGGCCCGGGTCTTCGACAGCGAGGAGGACGCCGCCGACGCCATCCGCCAGGGCCGCATCCGCCCGGGGGACGTGGTGGTGATCCGCTACGAGGGGCCGCGGGGCGGGCCCGGCATGCGGGAGATGCTGGCCATCACCGCCGCCCTGGCCGGCATGGGCCTCGACCGCGAGGTGGCCCTGGTGACCGACGGCCGCTTCTCCGGCGCCACCCGGGGCGCCTCCATCGGCCACGTCTCGCCGGAGGCCGCCGCCGGCGGGCCCATCGCCCTGGTGGAGGACGGCGACGAGATCGAGATCGACATCCCGGGCCGCCGCCTGGAGCTGCGGGTTCCTCCGGACGAACTGGCCCGCCGCCGCGAGCGGTGGCAGCCGCGGCCCCCGCGGGAGGCGCGGGGTTACCTGGCCCGCTACGCCCGGGCGGTGACGTCGGCCAACACGGGTGCGGTGCTGATGGGTTGA